A genome region from Carassius auratus strain Wakin unplaced genomic scaffold, ASM336829v1 scaf_tig00216880, whole genome shotgun sequence includes the following:
- the LOC113099204 gene encoding chymotrypsin-like protease CTRL-1, with amino-acid sequence MTFTIFSITCFALVASALGCGVPAIKPQTIGSRIVNGQDAISGSWPWQVSLQLSNGFHFCGGSLINQNWVLTAAHCPVLVGNHRVILGEHNRGSNVEPIQVKLVSKVITHPLYNRATFNNDIALLKLSSPVTLTPRISPVCLAPSTLSILPGSRCFTTGWGRTATTTSPLILQQTGVPIISPTLCKQIWGQNTITDAMICAGASGSSSCQGDSGGPLVCERSGVWSLVGSVSAGTSNCDTRFPGIYARISPLRSWIDRTIASN; translated from the exons atGACCTTCACCATcttctccatcacctgctttgcTCTGGTGGCTTCTGCTCTGG GTTGTGGAGTGCCTGCGATTAAGCCACAGACGATCGGCAGCAGGATTGTGAATGGACAGGATGCCATCTCTGGTTCTTGGCCCTGGCAGGTCTCTCTTCAG CTGTCCAATGGTTTCCACTTCTGTGGAGGATCCCTGATCAACCAGAACTGGGTTCTCACTGCTGCCCACTGCCCTGTCCT GGTTGGCAATCACCGTGTCATTCTTGGAGAACATAATCGTGGCTCCAATGTTGAACCCATCCAGGTCAAATTAGTTTCCAAG GTCATCACCCATCCACTCTACAACAGGGCGACCTTCAACAATGACATTGCTCTGCTGAAACTGTCGTCTCCAGTCACACTGACTCCCCGTATCTCTCCTGTATGTCTGGCTCCATCAACCCTCAGCATCCTGCCTGGATCCCGCTGCTTCACCACTGGCTGGGGTAGAACTGCCACTACAA CGAGCCCACTGATCCTACAGCAGACAGGTGTACCCATCATAAGTCCTACTTTGTGCAAGCAGATCTGGGGTCAGAACACTATCACTGATGCTATGATCTGTGCTGGAGCCTCTGGTTCCTCATCTTGCCAG gGTGATTCTGGTGGTCCTCTGGTGTGTGAACGTTCAGGGGTCTGGTCTCTGGTGGGCTCGGTGTCTGCAGGAACAAGCAATTGTGACACCCGTTTCCCTGGAATCTACGCCCGCATCTCCCCACTGCGCTCCTGGATCGACAGGACTATCGCTTCCAACTAG